One genomic region from Candidatus Latescibacter sp. encodes:
- a CDS encoding methyltransferase domain-containing protein, protein MRKLLKYIAPKSFNDGLARCNALGKKLIRRTRIERFLDVGCGDGKLTLEFAEIARAHEIYGIEYVDSICRMAEEKGIRCISQDVNAPWSYDSDFFDLILSSQSIEHVHNTRLYLEECHRTLLPGGQVIILTENLSSWVNIGALVFGWQPFSTTNINGWSLGNPLIWHADEPRDEEFMNTWQASGVSGTVGHVRVLAYRGLKDLLEKVGFREVRVYTRGYLPLWGPLSDLLCAIDRRHGHFLVGTGVKSSEP, encoded by the coding sequence ATGCGGAAACTTTTAAAATACATCGCCCCGAAATCATTCAATGACGGCCTCGCACGGTGCAACGCCCTGGGGAAAAAACTCATTCGCCGGACAAGAATAGAGCGTTTCCTCGATGTGGGATGCGGCGATGGGAAACTTACCCTGGAATTTGCCGAAATCGCCCGCGCGCACGAGATTTACGGCATCGAGTATGTCGACAGCATCTGCCGTATGGCGGAAGAAAAGGGCATCCGCTGCATCAGCCAGGATGTGAATGCGCCCTGGAGCTATGACAGCGATTTCTTCGACCTCATCCTTTCCAGCCAGAGCATCGAGCATGTCCACAACACCCGGCTCTACCTTGAAGAATGCCACCGAACTCTCCTTCCCGGCGGACAGGTCATTATCCTCACCGAAAACCTGTCATCCTGGGTGAACATCGGGGCGCTCGTGTTCGGCTGGCAGCCGTTCTCCACCACCAACATCAACGGCTGGAGCCTCGGAAACCCGCTTATCTGGCATGCAGACGAACCCCGCGACGAGGAATTCATGAACACCTGGCAGGCTAGCGGGGTAAGCGGCACTGTGGGGCATGTCCGCGTGCTGGCCTACAGGGGGCTAAAAGATCTGCTGGAAAAAGTGGGATTTCGAGAAGTGCGGGTGTACACGCGCGGCTATCTTCCGCTCTGGGGGCCGCTCTCCGACCTCTTGTGCGCCATCGACCGGAGGCACGGGCATTTTCTCGTGGGGACGGGGGTGAAAAGTTCTGAACCATGA